A genomic region of Spirochaetota bacterium contains the following coding sequences:
- the pyk gene encoding pyruvate kinase → MKKTKIVCTLGPAVDNVDILSSMLLAGMNVARLNFSHGTHEEQGGRAERVREASKKTSIPVAILLDTKGPEIRTKSLKDGKEISLTQGQEFFFTTDDIVGDNKGVSVTYADFVKDMSINKSILVDDGLLAFTVTKIEGNKVYTTLLNDGFLGEKKGVNLPDMKINLPALSEIDIADLIFGCSIGIDFVAASFIRKGSDVLEVRKILDANGGKNIKIISKIENQEGLDNFPEILLVSDGIMVARGDLGVEIPMAKIPFAQKNMIALCNEVGKPVITATQMLDSMIKNPNPTRAEVTDVANAILDGTDAIMLSGETAKGLYPLQAVVAMTKIANEIDPYIESMSVDFEERVDITEAVARGTVEVCSACGAKAIAIGTHTGRSALSVRKYFPKVPILAVVDNEQVARQLLLVKGVYSIVDDTLSGHEEIARVALKACQEVLNLQKGDTIVVSYGQEIFTSGTTNSLRVLEIR, encoded by the coding sequence ATAAAAAAAACAAAAATAGTTTGTACCCTAGGTCCTGCTGTAGATAATGTAGATATTTTATCTTCTATGCTTTTAGCAGGAATGAATGTTGCTCGTTTGAATTTTTCTCATGGGACACATGAAGAACAAGGTGGTAGAGCTGAGCGAGTACGAGAAGCTTCTAAAAAAACATCGATACCTGTAGCTATTTTATTAGATACTAAAGGTCCTGAAATTAGAACAAAATCACTAAAAGATGGTAAAGAAATATCTTTGACTCAAGGACAAGAATTCTTTTTTACTACAGATGATATTGTTGGTGATAACAAAGGCGTATCTGTAACTTATGCAGACTTTGTGAAAGATATGAGTATTAATAAATCTATTTTAGTAGATGATGGTTTACTTGCTTTTACAGTAACTAAAATTGAAGGTAATAAAGTATATACAACTCTTCTTAATGATGGATTTTTAGGTGAAAAGAAAGGTGTTAATTTACCGGATATGAAAATTAACCTACCAGCATTATCAGAAATAGATATAGCAGATCTTATTTTTGGTTGTTCAATTGGAATTGATTTTGTAGCAGCATCTTTTATACGTAAAGGATCAGATGTTCTAGAGGTTAGAAAAATATTAGATGCAAATGGTGGAAAAAACATCAAAATTATTTCAAAAATTGAAAATCAAGAAGGATTAGATAATTTTCCTGAAATACTTTTAGTGTCAGATGGTATTATGGTAGCTAGAGGAGATCTTGGTGTTGAAATTCCAATGGCTAAAATTCCATTTGCTCAAAAAAATATGATAGCACTTTGTAATGAAGTTGGAAAACCTGTTATTACTGCTACTCAAATGTTAGATTCTATGATTAAAAATCCAAATCCAACGAGAGCAGAAGTAACTGATGTTGCTAATGCTATTTTAGATGGAACGGATGCAATAATGCTTTCTGGTGAAACAGCTAAAGGCTTGTATCCTTTACAAGCTGTTGTTGCAATGACTAAAATTGCAAATGAAATTGATCCGTATATTGAATCAATGTCTGTAGATTTTGAAGAAAGAGTAGATATAACGGAGGCTGTTGCTAGAGGTACTGTAGAAGTTTGTAGTGCTTGTGGAGCAAAGGCTATTGCTATAGGAACACATACTGGACGCTCAGCACTTAGTGTACGAAAATATTTTCCAAAAGTACCTATTTTAGCAGTTGTTGATAATGAACAAGTCGCAAGACAATTACTTCTTGTAAAAGGTGTGTATAGTATAGTTGATGACACATTATCTGGACATGAAGAAATAGCAAGAGTAGCGTTAAAAGCTTGTCAAGAAGTCTTAAATCTTCAAAAAGGAGATACTATTGTTGTATCTTATGGACAAGAAATATTTACTTCTGGAACTACAAATAGTTTGAGAGTATTAGAGATTCGTTAA
- a CDS encoding aminopeptidase, whose protein sequence is MSKLNIQSPYIYDKKNIWEVSNKEDISKIFIESDKYKVFLDAVRTEREGVEWIQNHVESQGFVNLEKITSVKPGDKIYYQFENKNITLVIIGQDSIKNGVNIIGAHLDAPRLDLKVRPLIEENGVAMLKTHYYGGIKKYQWLNIPLAIHGVVIKQDGSKVTINIGDKEEDPVFVISDLLPHLSRKIQGEKKLLDGIEGENLNLFVGTIPIDNKDYKDRVKACVLEYLFHTYGIIEEDLISAELEVVPALKTKDVGFDRSMIGGYAHDDRVCSYSALSALTQIDSTPKKTAIVFLTDKEEIGSKGITGSDSQALPNIIAELLYREDKQYHEIELRRVLNKSCCLSADVGAALNPLFPSVHDKYNASYMGSGVIIKKYTGAAGKSSASDASAELVAKIRRIFNENDVVWQASSMGKIDEGGGGTIAMFIAQYGIPVIDCGIGVVGMHAPYEIISKADLYHLIRGYKAFFINS, encoded by the coding sequence ATGTCAAAATTAAATATTCAATCACCTTATATATATGATAAGAAAAATATTTGGGAAGTCTCTAATAAAGAAGATATTTCAAAAATTTTTATAGAATCAGATAAATATAAAGTGTTTCTTGATGCTGTACGTACAGAAAGAGAAGGGGTTGAGTGGATTCAAAATCATGTAGAATCTCAAGGTTTTGTTAATCTTGAAAAAATCACATCAGTGAAACCTGGTGATAAAATTTATTATCAATTTGAGAATAAAAATATAACTTTAGTAATTATAGGACAAGATTCTATTAAAAATGGCGTAAATATTATAGGTGCACATTTGGATGCTCCAAGATTAGATTTGAAAGTAAGACCACTTATAGAAGAAAATGGTGTGGCTATGCTTAAAACTCATTACTATGGTGGAATTAAAAAATATCAATGGTTAAATATTCCTTTAGCAATTCATGGAGTTGTTATCAAACAAGATGGTTCAAAAGTAACTATCAATATTGGAGATAAAGAAGAAGATCCTGTATTTGTAATTTCAGATTTACTTCCCCACTTGTCTAGAAAAATTCAAGGTGAGAAAAAATTATTAGATGGTATAGAGGGTGAAAATCTTAATCTATTTGTAGGAACAATACCTATTGATAACAAAGATTACAAAGATAGAGTAAAAGCTTGTGTTTTAGAATATTTGTTTCATACTTATGGAATTATAGAAGAAGATTTGATTTCAGCAGAATTAGAAGTAGTACCAGCTTTAAAAACAAAAGATGTAGGATTTGATAGAAGTATGATAGGTGGCTATGCTCATGATGATAGAGTTTGTTCTTATTCTGCACTTTCTGCTTTAACACAAATAGATTCAACTCCTAAAAAAACAGCTATTGTTTTCCTTACTGATAAAGAAGAAATTGGTTCTAAGGGTATTACAGGTAGTGATTCTCAAGCTTTGCCTAATATTATAGCAGAACTGCTTTATAGGGAAGATAAACAATATCATGAAATAGAATTAAGAAGAGTGTTGAATAAATCTTGTTGTTTGTCAGCAGATGTTGGTGCCGCGTTAAATCCTCTGTTTCCTTCAGTTCATGATAAATACAATGCTTCTTATATGGGATCAGGTGTAATTATTAAAAAATATACAGGTGCGGCTGGGAAAAGTAGTGCTTCAGATGCTTCTGCAGAATTAGTCGCAAAAATACGTCGTATCTTCAATGAAAATGATGTAGTATGGCAAGCATCTTCTATGGGTAAAATTGATGAAGGTGGTGGTGGAACTATCGCTATGTTTATTGCTCAGTATGGAATTCCTGTTATTGACTGTGGAATTGGTGTAGTAGGAATGCATGCACCTTATGAAATCATTAGTAAAGCAGATTTGTATCATCTCATTAGAGGATACAAAGCTTTCTTTATAAATTCATAG
- a CDS encoding radical SAM protein, translated as MQYKYLYGPIPSRRLGISLGIDPIPFKTCPLNCIYCECGATTEFTMERKEYIPTQDLLRELDHFMAHNQSPDFITFSGSGEPTLYKDLGFVIDYIHNNFLHTKVAVITNSIMLADKILCRELMKADLVAPSQDAISEETYKKIDVPMKNIDINKLPQYLREFAIEYMSLEKKELWIEIFIVEGINDTDQEITLFIKELKKIPYSKIQLNRLDRIGTKLDLKPASMERLYYIQDRFIENGLKNVEIIGKFKKRDEIKSYNQSLEDIIMTCLTRRSTSLKDLLIMTSSTVDDIGKYLDVLGTENKIIQKNIDGEVSYKIFHK; from the coding sequence ATGCAGTATAAATATCTTTATGGTCCTATACCTTCTCGAAGATTAGGGATTTCATTAGGCATAGATCCTATTCCTTTTAAAACATGTCCTTTAAACTGTATTTATTGTGAATGTGGAGCAACAACTGAATTTACTATGGAGAGAAAAGAGTATATACCTACTCAAGATTTGTTAAGAGAATTAGATCATTTTATGGCTCACAATCAATCTCCAGATTTTATTACCTTTTCAGGATCTGGAGAGCCAACTTTATATAAAGATTTAGGTTTTGTAATAGATTATATACACAATAATTTTTTACATACCAAAGTTGCGGTAATTACAAATTCTATTATGCTTGCAGATAAAATTTTGTGTCGAGAATTGATGAAAGCTGATTTAGTAGCACCTTCGCAAGATGCTATTAGTGAAGAAACATACAAAAAAATTGATGTTCCTATGAAAAATATTGATATTAATAAATTACCTCAATATTTGAGAGAATTTGCTATTGAATATATGTCCTTAGAAAAAAAAGAATTATGGATAGAAATATTTATCGTAGAAGGGATCAATGATACAGATCAAGAAATAACATTGTTTATTAAAGAACTAAAAAAAATTCCTTATTCGAAAATACAATTAAATCGTTTGGATAGAATAGGAACTAAATTAGATCTTAAACCAGCATCGATGGAAAGGCTGTATTATATACAAGATCGTTTTATAGAAAATGGACTAAAAAATGTAGAAATAATTGGTAAGTTTAAAAAACGAGATGAAATCAAATCTTATAATCAATCCTTAGAGGATATTATTATGACTTGTCTTACACGCCGATCTACATCACTAAAAGATCTTTTAATAATGACATCTTCTACAGTAGATGATATTGGTAAATATTTAGATGTTTTGGGTACTGAAAATAAAATAATTCAAAAAAATATAGATGGAGAAGTCTCTTATAAGATTTTTCATAAATAA
- a CDS encoding alpha/beta hydrolase codes for MILLVLFISVFITSCSVKPYEDSRKLYYVQSAGASLPVLIAGTNSKDIIIFVHGGPGGSGLVYFYAPAWESIRKKYRMVFYDQRGSGGARGKISESSITVDQNVKDLDLVVTSVKSLYPDSNIYLFAHSYGGMIASAYTSINQNKLTGLMMLSPALNVVNMSSSISPNIITKFIDPYLNRSDISNNSRKEWEGIKKFYLDNIPLNLDSFIKHNSYVSKADIIQGFTHYDKYTTEVASKLTADPLLEPVILGTQIKKILILLDKNNESTRNLETDPKFNLKNITIPVMLITGENDLIVPPASSINSFNIISSSFKREHVYPESAHNAFLEHPVLIEEHITEFIESPK; via the coding sequence ATGATATTATTAGTATTATTTATTAGTGTATTTATAACATCTTGTTCTGTTAAACCTTATGAAGATAGTAGAAAATTATATTATGTCCAAAGTGCAGGAGCATCTCTACCTGTATTGATTGCAGGAACTAACAGCAAAGATATTATTATATTTGTCCATGGAGGACCAGGGGGTTCAGGATTAGTGTATTTCTATGCCCCTGCTTGGGAAAGTATTCGTAAGAAATACCGTATGGTATTTTATGATCAGCGTGGTTCTGGTGGAGCTCGAGGTAAAATATCAGAAAGCTCTATCACTGTAGATCAAAATGTCAAAGATCTTGATCTTGTAGTTACTTCGGTAAAATCACTATATCCTGATTCTAATATTTATTTGTTTGCTCATAGTTATGGGGGCATGATTGCTTCTGCTTATACTAGTATTAATCAAAACAAACTCACAGGGCTTATGATGTTATCTCCAGCTCTTAATGTTGTTAATATGAGCTCTAGTATTTCTCCAAATATCATTACAAAATTTATTGATCCTTATCTAAATCGTTCTGATATTTCAAATAATTCTCGTAAGGAATGGGAAGGTATCAAAAAATTCTATTTAGATAATATCCCTTTAAATTTAGATTCTTTTATTAAACACAATTCTTATGTTTCTAAAGCTGATATAATACAAGGTTTTACTCATTATGACAAATATACTACCGAAGTAGCATCTAAACTCACTGCAGATCCTTTATTAGAACCAGTTATATTGGGGACACAAATTAAAAAGATACTTATTCTACTTGATAAAAATAATGAATCTACACGCAACTTAGAAACAGACCCTAAATTTAATCTAAAGAATATTACTATCCCTGTAATGTTAATAACTGGAGAGAATGATCTTATTGTACCACCAGCAAGTTCTATTAATTCTTTTAATATTATTTCAAGTTCTTTTAAAAGAGAACATGTCTATCCCGAATCAGCACACAATGCATTTCTAGAACATCCTGTACTTATAGAAGAACATATCACAGAGTTTATAGAATCTCCTAAATAA
- a CDS encoding DUF3800 domain-containing protein produces the protein MEEKIKQLHAYIDETGTNALNFDTDHVSQYFVCLATIVDEDLMLTVRNSILELKQELNMQPEHELKSKKLRSKRRTIALQKIQKLPIQFCAFVVDKKYLKQDSGLSYKKSFYKYINRVFYQAIFANTKKMDLVIHADKIGSDEFQEEFSSYLNNYTQRTLFDDTNWTHEFVDSKESEIIQISDIVSGTLTKYIDKNFSGNFEKICYDMIKNQFINIHYFPYKILPSINTTVKDEEIFNYQQKKCDYFFRDYREKQENDYRIRIEVLELLINNTFSDQIINSSNLISYLESVVNCKINHRFLTTNIIGKIREYGIIIVGTKKGYKLATSTKDVDEYIKHDENIIYPMLKKLLAAKNGIYEFSKTELFFEITTLSKIIEIYETGENVRFRID, from the coding sequence GTGGAGGAGAAAATTAAACAATTACACGCATATATTGATGAAACAGGAACAAATGCTCTAAATTTTGACACAGATCATGTCAGTCAATATTTTGTTTGTTTAGCAACAATCGTTGATGAAGATCTTATGCTAACTGTACGCAATAGTATTTTAGAATTAAAACAAGAATTAAATATGCAACCAGAACATGAGTTAAAAAGTAAGAAACTTAGATCAAAACGACGTACAATAGCTTTACAAAAAATACAAAAACTTCCCATACAATTTTGTGCTTTTGTTGTTGATAAAAAATACTTGAAACAAGATAGTGGTTTATCCTATAAAAAATCATTCTATAAATATATTAATAGAGTATTTTACCAAGCTATATTTGCTAATACTAAAAAGATGGATTTAGTTATTCATGCAGATAAAATAGGATCTGATGAATTTCAAGAAGAGTTTAGCAGTTATTTAAATAATTATACTCAAAGAACATTGTTTGATGATACAAATTGGACTCATGAATTTGTAGATAGTAAAGAATCTGAAATAATACAAATATCAGATATTGTTTCAGGAACTTTAACTAAATATATTGATAAAAATTTTTCAGGAAATTTTGAAAAAATATGCTATGATATGATTAAAAACCAATTTATTAATATTCACTATTTTCCATATAAAATTCTACCCAGTATTAATACTACAGTTAAAGATGAAGAAATTTTTAATTACCAACAAAAGAAATGTGATTACTTTTTTCGTGATTATAGAGAAAAACAAGAAAATGATTATCGAATAAGAATAGAAGTGTTAGAATTATTAATTAATAATACTTTTAGCGACCAGATTATTAATTCTAGTAATTTAATTTCATATTTAGAATCTGTTGTTAATTGTAAAATAAACCACAGATTTTTAACAACAAATATTATTGGTAAAATAAGGGAATATGGGATTATTATTGTTGGAACAAAAAAAGGTTATAAATTAGCAACAAGTACAAAAGATGTTGATGAATATATTAAACATGATGAAAATATTATATATCCAATGTTAAAGAAGTTACTTGCTGCTAAAAATGGAATATATGAATTTTCAAAAACAGAATTATTTTTTGAAATAACTACATTATCAAAAATCATAGAAATTTATGAAACAGGAGAAAATGTAAGATTTCGAATTGATTAA
- a CDS encoding class I SAM-dependent DNA methyltransferase: protein MKEILNLIPVGYNKQTLTKKFVIKFLDEINSLYEKLQDNSNTTEEFHKNNISTFLQNHTLSGRFFQEDHPTNYDCNVYNKIDLALYHGTDKSKKPYVIIETKDPHKLSDMISKDDFNKKSLAQLIHYFYQEEENNNYLVKNLIITNGIEWFIFDAQDFKKATEIFQKPHKQFSERLFTDKNVDFFYAQVKNAAPSFFENLQELVYYFNLNDYTQLDIDNEDDIEKVIILYRFFSPYTLLKEAHTTDANSLDQKFYKNLLYILGLEEKNTKETTNKIEESSTPHTLIKLICKVNPSLQNLDEKLRYLLLIINRILFLKLLEASLITIHPKDSSYHFLNKDIIQDFSRLKELFFKVLAKKERGSITPEFIKIPYLNSSLFDLQDDEHFLYDISVHDKMPDKNNTQVSVLHYLLDFLNSYDFGSCDNIIQEEAKPLINSAVLGLVFEKLNGYQEGAHFTPEAITHYMSTTSVKESIINLFRRELDRDIPSWEDLKEITQNDKSLVSTFNKIRICDPAVGSGHFVVSVLNKLIEFKHELGLFCYKDERKVSRNEYTILVENDELLILDDNNKICTYQVSNGRINAEKQKLQEAIFEEKKFLIENCLFGVDVNPKSVMICQLRLWIELLKHTYYHVTPEYKPTHLETLPNIDINIKEGNSLIHRFDIRDKRILSPKEINFLQEYHTLITKYKEEASGDEKSEYRRKIEILKCNVQKENIENKIKVIEDLITTFKERATDLLTSPIEGMSISDKNKKASKEYQNKIAILIKDKEPEQDYLTEITDNIRDLTNKTIKKARYTKDRFANSMEWRYEFPEVLNLETGEFVGFDLIIMNPPYFALQTSSQKNNFDRDSFATYASTGDIYQLFMEKSFDLIRDKGIVSTIISNKWMRSGYGKSTRAWLCQNAYTHEVLDLGSGWFDSATVDTNIICYERRDDRPYQDTIPAYTLHNKIISIDHGKLKAERKQITSTLTGDSWIIVNPQEATILNKMNKIGKPLKDWDISINRGVLTGYNEAFIIDGNTRSALIKEDPKSEEIIKPLLRGRDIKRYSYEFADKWLINTHNGMKLKNIAPIDINKYPAIKKHLDHYSKEIIKRQDQGDTPYNLRNCAYLEDFEKPKIVWIEICDNNQFHLDISKMYNEATSFIMTSDIINLYFLLGILNSKSIKWCLHRISAATGMGTFRWKKVWVENLPIPVPTPAQEKQITELVQTILHKKEQNQDSTPEEQEIDILVYTLYGLSQEEIEIVEGA from the coding sequence ATGAAAGAAATACTTAATTTAATTCCTGTAGGATATAATAAACAAACTTTAACCAAGAAATTTGTAATAAAATTTCTTGATGAAATCAACTCCCTATATGAAAAATTACAAGATAATTCTAACACAACAGAAGAATTTCATAAAAATAATATCAGCACTTTTTTACAGAATCATACGCTCAGTGGTCGTTTTTTTCAAGAGGATCATCCCACAAATTATGACTGTAATGTTTATAATAAAATAGATCTAGCTCTCTATCATGGAACAGACAAAAGTAAAAAACCTTATGTTATCATAGAAACTAAAGATCCTCATAAATTATCTGATATGATTAGCAAAGATGATTTCAATAAAAAATCATTAGCTCAATTGATTCATTATTTTTATCAAGAAGAAGAAAATAACAATTATCTTGTCAAAAATCTTATTATTACTAATGGTATAGAGTGGTTTATTTTTGATGCTCAAGATTTCAAAAAAGCTACAGAAATTTTTCAAAAACCCCATAAACAATTTTCTGAAAGATTGTTCACTGACAAAAATGTTGATTTTTTCTATGCTCAAGTAAAAAATGCTGCCCCTTCATTTTTTGAAAATTTACAAGAACTAGTTTATTATTTCAATTTAAACGACTATACTCAGCTTGATATAGACAATGAAGATGATATAGAAAAAGTTATTATATTGTATCGTTTTTTCTCACCCTATACTCTCCTCAAAGAAGCTCACACTACTGATGCAAATAGTTTGGATCAAAAATTTTATAAAAACTTATTATATATTTTGGGATTAGAAGAAAAAAACACCAAAGAAACTACCAACAAAATCGAAGAAAGTTCTACCCCTCACACCCTCATCAAACTTATTTGTAAAGTAAATCCAAGCTTACAAAACTTAGATGAAAAACTACGCTATCTATTATTGATTATTAATAGAATTTTATTTTTGAAATTATTAGAAGCTTCACTAATCACGATACATCCCAAAGATTCTAGCTATCATTTTTTGAATAAAGATATCATCCAAGATTTCTCCCGCCTCAAAGAATTATTTTTTAAAGTCTTAGCCAAAAAAGAAAGAGGTTCTATCACTCCAGAATTTATTAAAATTCCCTATTTAAATAGCTCTCTATTTGATTTACAGGATGATGAGCATTTTCTTTATGATATCTCTGTACATGATAAAATGCCTGACAAAAACAATACTCAAGTATCTGTATTACATTATTTATTAGACTTTTTGAATAGCTATGATTTCGGATCTTGCGATAATATTATCCAAGAAGAAGCCAAGCCATTGATCAACTCAGCAGTATTAGGATTGGTATTCGAAAAATTAAACGGCTACCAAGAAGGTGCTCATTTTACGCCTGAAGCAATCACACATTATATGTCCACGACCAGTGTCAAAGAAAGCATTATCAATCTCTTCAGGAGAGAGTTAGATCGCGATATCCCATCGTGGGAGGATTTAAAAGAGATCACACAAAATGACAAATCACTAGTAAGCACCTTCAACAAAATCAGAATCTGTGATCCAGCCGTTGGTAGTGGACATTTTGTTGTATCGGTGTTGAACAAATTAATAGAATTCAAACACGAGCTAGGCTTATTTTGTTATAAAGACGAAAGGAAAGTATCACGAAACGAATATACCATCCTTGTCGAAAACGATGAACTATTAATTTTGGATGACAACAACAAGATTTGCACTTATCAGGTGTCTAATGGCAGGATCAATGCTGAAAAACAAAAATTACAAGAAGCTATTTTTGAAGAGAAGAAATTTTTAATTGAGAATTGTTTGTTTGGCGTGGATGTCAATCCCAAATCCGTGATGATTTGTCAACTAAGATTATGGATAGAACTATTGAAACACACTTATTATCATGTCACTCCAGAATACAAGCCGACACATCTCGAAACACTTCCCAATATTGACATCAACATCAAAGAAGGTAATAGCTTGATTCATCGTTTTGATATTAGAGACAAGCGTATTTTATCGCCCAAAGAGATAAATTTTTTACAAGAATATCACACGCTTATCACCAAATACAAAGAAGAAGCCAGCGGTGACGAAAAATCCGAATATCGTAGAAAGATAGAAATTCTCAAATGTAATGTCCAAAAAGAAAACATAGAAAACAAAATAAAAGTCATCGAAGATCTAATAACAACTTTCAAAGAGCGTGCCACTGATTTGTTAACTTCTCCTATAGAAGGAATGTCAATATCCGACAAAAATAAGAAAGCCAGCAAAGAATATCAAAACAAAATTGCTATCCTTATCAAAGACAAAGAGCCAGAGCAAGACTATCTCACGGAGATAACTGATAACATTCGCGATCTCACGAACAAAACTATCAAAAAAGCCCGATACACCAAAGATCGTTTTGCGAATAGTATGGAGTGGCGTTATGAATTTCCAGAGGTATTAAATCTCGAGACGGGGGAATTTGTTGGTTTCGATTTGATTATTATGAACCCGCCTTATTTTGCCTTGCAGACATCGTCGCAGAAAAACAATTTTGATAGAGATTCTTTTGCTACTTATGCGTCTACGGGCGATATTTATCAATTATTCATGGAGAAATCTTTTGATTTGATTCGAGACAAAGGCATAGTATCTACTATTATTTCCAACAAATGGATGCGTTCCGGCTATGGAAAAAGCACCAGAGCATGGCTCTGTCAAAACGCTTACACGCACGAAGTCTTGGACTTGGGTTCTGGATGGTTTGACAGTGCGACAGTGGATACGAATATCATTTGCTATGAGAGACGCGATGATCGTCCCTATCAAGACACTATCCCCGCCTACACCCTACACAACAAAATCATCTCTATAGATCACGGCAAACTCAAAGCAGAACGGAAACAAATCACCTCTACGCTCACAGGCGATAGTTGGATTATCGTGAACCCGCAAGAAGCCACTATCCTCAACAAGATGAATAAGATTGGCAAGCCCCTCAAAGACTGGGATATTAGTATTAATAGAGGTGTTTTAACAGGATATAATGAGGCATTTATCATAGACGGGAACACGCGTTCGGCATTAATAAAAGAAGATCCCAAATCTGAAGAGATCATCAAACCTCTGCTCCGAGGACGCGATATCAAACGCTACTCCTATGAGTTCGCTGATAAGTGGTTGATAAACACACATAACGGCATGAAATTAAAAAATATTGCTCCTATAGATATTAACAAATATCCAGCAATTAAAAAACATCTCGATCACTATAGTAAAGAAATAATAAAACGACAAGATCAAGGCGATACTCCTTACAATCTTCGAAACTGTGCTTATTTAGAAGATTTCGAGAAGCCGAAGATTGTTTGGATTGAGATTTGTGATAATAATCAATTTCATTTAGATATATCTAAAATGTACAATGAGGCAACATCTTTTATAATGACTAGTGATATTATAAATCTATATTTTTTATTAGGTATTTTAAACTCTAAAAGTATAAAATGGTGTTTACATAGAATAAGTGCTGCAACAGGTATGGGAACATTTCGATGGAAAAAAGTATGGGTTGAAAATCTCCCCATACCAGTACCTACCCCAGCACAGGAGAAACAGATAACAGAGCTCGTGCAAACAATACTGCACAAAAAAGAACAGAACCAAGACTCCACCCCCGAAGAACAAGAGATCGATATCCTCGTCTATACCCTCTACGGACTTAGTCAGGAAGAGATTGAGATTGTGGAGGGGGCGTAA